From the Candoia aspera isolate rCanAsp1 chromosome 3, rCanAsp1.hap2, whole genome shotgun sequence genome, the window AGTAATACAGTTCTCCACAAGAGCTTGCTTAATACCATAAAGAGCACCAGTAAGTCGGGCAGGGACTTTGGCTTACCAGCTCTGCAGCTAGCTTCTCAGTATAGTTATGGTGAAACCAAGTATGTGTTTAGCTGTCACCAAGCAGATACAAACACTATGGAAATCTAGGTCTTCTTAACAGGAAGAAATGTTGCAGGGGTGTCCCCTGGCTGGTTGAAAATGAATGCTTCTGGATAAACACTATTGGTTGGCTTTGCATTCTGTGCTAAAGATTCTATGAAGGAAATCTAACCATGCATCCCAGGTTCTTTATATATGGGACAATTCTTTTATCCCTCGAgagaaacaacaaaaagctgCAATTAACCCACCCTCTAAATACACAGCTATGGCAGatcacaacaataataataaaataaaaattaaagggcCAGCAACAAATAGAATATAGATCCATACCCCTGGCTTAAAATGTATCAGTGTTGCTTCTTTCCATTCAGTATCTCATTAACCTTATGAAAGGTAACCAAATTCTTTAATAATGTTAACATTTACAAGAGATTCGTTGCTGCTGCTGAGCATTCCTACAATCCTTCAAGCATTTATTTAGCACAACCTCTGATTTTAAGAGGCCTTGTGCAAAAGCAGTAGCACCATGGATTTCACTCAGAGTCTCTCCTCCTACTTAGTGATTGTTTGACATTTATGAAATGTAAATTTAGGGATCAAACTGAAAAAAGCCTGAAAGCTTCCAAAAATCAGTTCATTAGAAACTGTGTAGGAAAGGCAGAGGACAGAGCCCCTCttaaagacaaaaagaaagggaggagaaATTTTTAGACACCATTATTACAGTCAGTCTGCATTTAGTGTAGTCTACATTTCCGTGGAAATAAAAGATAGATTGAAGGCTATAGACATCACTTTTCAAAACTATTTTGAGAACCAGAATTTATATTATGTACAAATGTGTAAGTTTTTAAGACATTGTCAGAAGCTTAAGATATACTTAATAGTGAAAGCATGAACTGCAGAAATCCTATCAATAAATGCAGCAATGAACTCTGAAGAGCGCACTTAAAGAATGCACTTTGGAATGTGTCTATACACCTAAACAAATATATGCATACACCCTAGATATAGACTCCATTTACATATACAAGGTACACACTGGtataaaatcaaatgcaaaagaAAGCTTGATTAGCACTCTATGCTTGTCTACCTCACTACTCAGTAAATGAAGCTCAGGCAACTTTGGTCTTGATTGTTCAATCCTTGGAACTCTGAACACTTGCTGCATTTTAAAACCAAGCCtatcccagcccagcccagttcAGCCCAGCAAAGCCAACAGAATCCATGCCCTACAACGTTTTTAGAACCCTTCCATTTTGCAAGAAGTAACTTTTAGAACCGTTTAGGATGGGACAAATAAACTTTTGAGAAAACTTAAAAGTTCATTCATACACAATGTGGAAATAAGTTGCTGTTTTATGCAGTGGCTACCAGGTGACCTTCAGGTTACTTCTCTAAGAATTGGCTAGGTTGGTTTTGCAGGGGAAGGTTTTGAAGGCATTTTGCTGCTTTGCCTATAGAATAATACAGGTTTTTTTATCCTTGAAGGGGTTTTCTGAAGCAGGTATACCCATTAGTAAAGGATCCTTCCTGGCATGTTCCTCACAATAGCACATTAGATCTGCTGATGCCTTGGACACCTGCAGAGGAAAAAAGGTGCAGAATTATAAAGATTCCAAAGATGCTTCCTAGATCACTGTAACTGGTAATAAAGTGCATTTGAATATACATTCATTGAATATGTGAATGAGTACACAAAAAGTACTCTGTTGTCTTTTAGCTTTTGTTTATGGATTAGGCTtcagtagtaaataaataaattgcaaaatAGGAAgccatatttatgcagaaacatAAAAGTTTATACAGTTCTTCTCAACAAAAACAgctcagaaaataaattaaaaacccaACAATAAACTAAGACTCATTTCCTCCTTTAAGCTAATAAAGACTGCAGTCAATTTGGAGCTTCTAAGCCTGTTTATTTGGAAACAAGTCCCACAGGACTAATTGCTAGGAAGCTTGGTACAAGATTCAAAGTAGGTATGTGTTACTTTTCATTTTGTATTCTTGACATATGCATCTTAAGAAATCCGGGGGAGCCTATGGCATTCTTATCTTCCACAAAGAAATCACAGCCCTTGTGCTCTACAGGACTATGCTGATCAAGATCCAACAGCTGTAatccatgctggctaggggaattctaggagttgaagtccacccatcttaaggttgctgaggttgagaaacactgatgtagaccaTCAAGTCAATCCCTTGCTCAGTGCGAGAATCACAATTAAAGCATCCTAGGCAGATGGCTGTCTTTCTgcttcaacattaaaaaaaaggggagCCTACCACCTCTTTGAATAACtggttccattgtcaaactgTTTTAACTATTGGAACATCTTCTTTAACATTCAATCAGAACCTATTTTTCTAGgatttaaatctattcttccatgtcctgcactctggaatgggAAAGAACAGGCCTTGACTttctatgtgacatcctttcaggtatttgaagaatgctatcatatgccctctcaagcatttttttttccttaaacatCCCCAGCCACTTCAATCGCTCTTCTTtagacttggtttccagtcccctAATCATTCTTGTTGTCCTTCCCTGAATCCAGATCCATAAGATAAGGTGAAAATGCCACACTTGAAATGTGTACTTGAAATGGGGTCTGAGAAAGCAGAATAAAGATTATTACTTTCTGTAATCTGGAAATTATACTTTTATTGATGCAACCAAATACTGCCTTTTTGGTTGCCTGCTAACTCGTATTTAATTTGTAATCAAttactattccattttttttcacaaatactCTTACTAAACCAAGTATCCCCCATCCTATATTTGTATATTTGATGTTTGTTTACTAAGTTAAGAGCTTTGCACTTGTCTTTGTTGCATTCATTCTATTACTTTCAATAagggtttaaattttatttctgtcttctatggTATTAACTGTCCCCCCTCAATTTTGAGTCATCTGCAGATTGATAAGTATTCCCTTCACtttttcatccaagtcattacTGAAAATACTGAAGAGTAGAAGATCCAGAACTTATTCCTTCCTCTAATTTGATCAGGAGCAATTGATGAAGATGCCTGTGATCTGATTTTTGAACCAGCTATGTATcaacttaattgtcatgccatccaaccCATACGTAACCAGCTTGCTAACCAGCATGTCAAATGCTTTtactgaagtcaagatatattacaggcagtcctcgagttacaatggcaattggaaccggaatttctgatgctaagtgatgtggtcatcaAACGTGATGTCACAGAACCGCATTGCTTAGctacagcaatccctgcagtccccaccgccattgctaagcaaggattgtgggttgttaagtgagcacctccttgcaacttcctgcaggcttccaacaaccaaagtcagtggggaaaccagTAGGAACTTGACAGTcctaggtggcttgcaagcaagccagcaggcaggtaaatggctgctgctgggtgaagagggagtgagggggtgcgCAGGTGGCTGGAGCAGCGTGGTGCAAGGCGGTGGGGCTtggagtggctgctgctgggtgggacaGGGTGAGCGAGTGGCCAGGGAGGTGCAGCGTGAGCATGGCGGGGCCTGGGGTAGCTGTTGCTGGgcgggggagggtgtgtgaggggcTGGGGAGGTTGCCTCTATTTTCCAAAAGCAGAAAATAGAAGATGCAGAACGCCAACACAGCAAGACTCATGGAGGGTGCATGCGTGGGGGAGACTTACAGGAGCAACTTGCCaccctccctgctggcttccctattgattttgtttgtgggaagccggcagggaaggtcacaaattgtgatcacatgactgtgggatgctgtaactgtcataagtgcaagctggttgccaagcacccagattgcaatcacgtcACTGAGGGGTgttgggatggctggaactttgaggaccgatCATAACCACCACTCCtttagtgctgttgtaacttcaaacagttgctgaacgagtgctCACTCGTTAACCGGGGAATACTTGAATGTCTACGGGAAGAATATACAATATCTTCCATGCATGAACCGTTCCATGCATAGGACAGCTGGCTCTGGATGGTCTGTACCCAAACCAAACCATGCATGTTTCAGATGTTTTGATCTATATACAGATCAAAAGGGGCTCAAAAGTTCAGAAGACAGACGGGCCAGCACACAAACCATGTAGAGGAGGAGCGAAAAGAGGGGATGAAATACACCAAGCTTCCCTGATTTGCCTTATAAAATCACTCCGGGATCCCTCCAGTTCTTGTTTTGGCTGAAACCTAACTACCAAAgtattctgggttttgtttttgccaAAGTATGGCTGACTGAACCAGTCTGGCAGAACTTCCAGAATGGGAGAGTTTATATTGGGTTTAAAATAAACTATACTTTCCATTTCATGCACATCCTTAGTCTATactctacagcattcccacaatattttaaggAATTTGCCCAATCAAAAAGAGATATCATCTGTCTGCAAAGATttattcttgacaaatccatgctgacttttgatcactgcattgttttcaaggtgctgaCAGACCTTCATGATTTGTTCTAGAATCTCTGCAGGTACTGAGGTCAGactgattggtctgtagtttgCTGGATCCTTGGCtttctgcatcttctattttCTGCTTTTGGAAAATAGAGGCAAATTTGCTTTCCTCCAATcattcaggattttaaaaaaaacaaaccataacGTTTTGACTAGATCATCAgctagttccttcagtaccctGCAATTAATCTAATACTAGAGATTTAAAGTTATTAAGGATGAATTCCCTGATTGTGTTTTTATCAACCTCAAGGTTTACTCCTACCACTTCCTCCTGCTCTTCACAATTCCATGTggagcagacacacacacaccacacaaacacaatatatgcatattttatcAGAGAAGACTGAAGCAAAATAGAATTTGAGTAACTGTAACTTTTTTTGTTAGCATTTTGCTAACATTGAATATATACtgatacttttctttttattttgaatatacctAAATAAGctctttttgttattcttaggATTCTTTGCTAACCTCAGCTTATTCTAAGCTTTCACTTTCCTGACACTAGCTCTATAGTTCCAGTCCGCTGTCTGTACTCTTCCTTTGGGATCTGTATTTATCCTTTTTATTCTTCCCAACCCAACAAATGGTTGGAAAGAAATTGTGTAAAGAATCTTGGGACTCTGTCTGTTTCTCTGGAAGTCAGCAGAATAATTCTCTGAAACctgaacagaacaggaccaaaaTTGCATTATGACTTACATTATGGCATATGAACCAACTACGTGACTGACCAACATAATCTTCTCCAAATGTGTGTCTACTGCAGGTATCTAACTATTGTGCACTGAACCTTCAGTTAAGCAAAAGACATTAGATTCACAAGGCCACCGTCTAATACTTTCAAGGCAATTCTTAAACttacttgatttaaaaaaaagcaatttaaaacatAAGAGACACACAGAGAatgcactttaaataagaaacacACAGTACATAACAAGAAAATATATTATGCCTAACCTTTATCCTTTCTATAGATGCTTCTATTCTCAACTGCTGAACAGTTCTTCTTGCTTGAGCTATGTTGTTGGTTGTGCCAGATGTTTTGCTAGACATTCTCAGTGAACTCTTCCAAGCACTGTTAAGAAAAGGCAATGGGTTGTTTTTTGGGCTAAAAATCATAATTAATCAACAATAGGAACAACTGTTCAGAATATTTCATGTCTTCCAATGTATCAGTAAATTAAGCATTCacaatggaagaagaaaataattttgcaatagTAAAGTTGGTAAAATATTGGGAACAATGAATTTATAAATGTAGAAATCTTTTAAAGCACACTAGGAATGCCAGTTCATAATCATGAATgatcttgttcttttttcaaacattttatacattttatacatgTTTTTATACAACCAACAAATAAAGTTGATATTTTCAAAAAACATAACAGTATTATTCATCACCACATGACAGTAATAAGATACCCCAAAATGTATTCTTCTTACTATTATACATTCTGCAATACTTTAAATGTTCAAAGTACTTGACTATTCTTCTGCAGTTGGTCTCTTGAGAATTTTGGCTCTAAGTATTCGAGGTTTATACCCATCAGATCATCTGCTAAATATTGTGAGTGAGCAACTACGAAGAGGAATGGATCTAAACCATCATGGGCTTAATCCAGAGTGGCCTGTGAAAGCACGTGGCTCAACAGCAACTTTATCTGCTAATGGGCACAATATTTGCAGCCTCCCAAATATATCCTCTAGAGCTAAAACACTTAGCAGGCTTATCATCTGTTCTCCTTTCACATGCTTGGAATGAAGGTGGCTTATCAGAcctcatttttttcaaattttcctCATCTATTCAACTTCCAGCAATTCAACTTTAATTTTCCATTGATGTTTCTTCAGAGTTAAATTAAAGTGATAATTCATTAGAGTTAATTCTCTGACTCCCAAAAGAGATCTTTACTCAAAATGTATAGGCAATAATGCACTTCAAAATACTCTCTTATTTCTTCTCAATTTGCACCTCCAAAAATCTGAAATAATGCAAGGTTATCACTTCTTAAGTAAATCAAATTACCTAATCAAAGCAACATAAAGTGTATTTAAGAAGATCACATTCACTTTCTTTGCCCAATCCAAATGACATTGTTTATCAT encodes:
- the GNG12 gene encoding guanine nucleotide-binding protein G(I)/G(S)/G(O) subunit gamma-12 codes for the protein MSSKTSGTTNNIAQARRTVQQLRIEASIERIKVSKASADLMCYCEEHARKDPLLMGIPASENPFKDKKTCIIL